Proteins encoded together in one Campylobacter peloridis LMG 23910 window:
- a CDS encoding ArsS family sensor histidine kinase gives MNKSSIFYTITFVFLLAITSVILAFLWLIKYDQQNYTNELNAKYSFIANARLLYFNHVISEKEFQEQTKNYKMVEIINPNSIKNIIYKAETIARAQTSTAIVEIITLEDNVYLKIIFDGKLFLYKDLEYQGYRYFVIKLIASIVVLVLIVLYLFIIKKLKPLRALKRQIDKFGENKLDEIQNVSKGNDEISQVATAFYESILRIQKLNKSRQFFLRNIMHELKTPITKGLITLEMLEDSKYKERLIGAFNRLEVLINEFAAIEQITSGSGLINLKKYNILDLLDEAKDIAMNDDEKIKISIKESFSVNVDFKLFTTAMKNMIDNAIKYSDENKVTIEITKDYLCFKNKGKALDKELKYYTQAFTQGKKNKDSFGLGLYIVKTILDSHRLTLFYDYKDGINYFYFNDIQNIIS, from the coding sequence ATGAATAAATCATCTATTTTTTATACTATAACTTTTGTTTTTTTATTAGCCATAACTAGTGTCATTTTAGCTTTTTTATGGCTAATAAAATATGACCAGCAAAACTATACTAATGAGCTTAATGCAAAGTATTCTTTTATAGCTAATGCAAGGTTGTTGTATTTTAACCATGTTATTAGCGAAAAAGAATTCCAAGAGCAAACTAAAAACTATAAAATGGTTGAAATAATTAATCCAAATTCAATTAAAAACATTATTTATAAGGCCGAAACTATTGCTCGTGCCCAAACTAGCACAGCTATTGTGGAAATTATTACTTTAGAGGATAATGTTTATTTAAAAATTATTTTTGATGGAAAACTTTTTTTGTATAAAGATTTAGAATATCAAGGTTATCGTTATTTTGTAATCAAACTTATTGCAAGTATAGTGGTGCTAGTTTTGATAGTGTTGTATTTGTTTATTATTAAAAAATTAAAACCGCTAAGAGCTTTAAAAAGACAAATTGATAAATTTGGAGAAAATAAACTAGATGAAATTCAAAATGTAAGCAAAGGAAATGATGAAATTTCCCAAGTTGCGACCGCATTTTATGAGTCTATTTTAAGAATACAAAAATTAAATAAATCAAGACAATTTTTTTTAAGAAATATTATGCATGAATTAAAAACCCCTATTACCAAAGGTTTGATTACTCTTGAAATGCTTGAAGATAGCAAATACAAAGAAAGATTAATTGGTGCATTTAATCGTCTTGAAGTTTTAATTAATGAATTTGCTGCAATTGAACAAATTACTTCTGGAAGTGGATTGATAAATTTAAAAAAATACAATATTTTAGATCTTTTAGATGAAGCAAAAGATATAGCAATGAATGATGATGAAAAAATAAAAATTAGCATTAAAGAAAGCTTTAGTGTAAATGTTGATTTTAAACTTTTTACAACAGCTATGAAAAATATGATAGATAATGCTATAAAATACTCTGATGAAAATAAAGTAACAATAGAAATAACCAAAGACTACCTTTGCTTTAAAAACAAAGGTAAAGCTTTGGATAAAGAATTAAAATACTATACCCAAGCTTTTACTCAAGGGAAGAAAAATAAAGATAGTTTTGGTCTTGGACTTTATATAGTAAAAACTATATTAGATTCTCATAGATTAACACTTTTTTATGATTATAAAGATGGGATTAATTATTTTTATTTTAATGATATACAAAATATAATATCTTAA